The Triticum urartu cultivar G1812 chromosome 5, Tu2.1, whole genome shotgun sequence genome contains the following window.
AAGGCACGGACAAACCCTTCTATGCCCTGCACTGTCGATGATTGGTCCGTGATTGAAAATATCATGTCTGAACCAAACGATAAAAGAAATTTAGTGAGCATCAACGACTCACATCTCCAAAGAAAATAGTTAGAACGTCTATTACTCCCCGAAGAATTTCTTGGCGACGAAGTAAGTATATGTAGCTTTCAGACAAGACTGTTGTTTTAACATGAGTTTCTATTCTCTCCTCTGACTAAGGTGTGCACTTCATATTGCAAATCATAGACGCATACATACATTGCATAAGTGCTAAAGAGCATCTACAGATGAGGTCAGGTGGAAGTGTGTTCTTAGAGAGTGCATGCATCTCTAAGATGATAAAGGAATTTAGCTCTATACGGGATGACGCACCAAGATGGGTATTAGACAGAGCTACAACTTATTTAGAACATGATGTGGTGAGTCTCAGTTCCATATAAATGTTTGTATAGATGGGACCTAAACTAACAAAAACCCTATCTTCAGATATTCATTCCAGTTAACATTGAACACTTCCATTGGTACCTAGCAGTTATAAATGTCGGGCAGCGATGCATCCAGGTGCTCGACTCGCTAGGCCCAGGAATGAGCCGCAAAGACCTCACCGCTATGGTTAGTCATTAGTCCCACTACACCATCTTTTGATAAGACGATTTCTGTTATTGTTTTGGTTGTGATGCTAATACTTTGGCATTTATTCATTCAACAGCTCAAAGGACTAGAAAATGTATTCGAATATGCATCGCTTCAAGTGGAACTAAAAACTGATAAGTGGAAAGACTTAAACATCTCATCATGGCCAAGGAAAGAGTGTATTAAGAGCAAACTGCAAAGAGACTGGTATACCTTCTAACTCAAAGGCTCAAAGTAATTGACTTCCGAAGACTCTGAATTTAGGCTTATTTTGACAGCAATCTGTAGGAGGAATTAGTTTAAATGAACATGGAGTAGTTTAACAATCTTGAAAGCAAGCTGCGCACACATCTTACTGAATTTAGGTTCATCTTGAAAGCAAAGTTTTGATAGTTTTTTAGGTTTGACATACAATTTTGACAGTTTGGGGACAGATTTAGTCACTGAACCAATTATGACCAGCAAATCATTAAACTTTAGTCTCAATATCTGAATTTCTATTTCTGGACCATGTGGCGGCAAGCAGGCAAATTAAATTGGTAAACAGTACAGTGTCCAACTGATTCAGCACTAGAGGCCGACAGTGATAGCACCAAGCAAAATTCAGTAATTATGACCAGCAAATCATTAAACTTAGTCTGAATATCTCAAGAGGCTTGCTTCCGTAGACCCGCCCCCAACAAAACGTAGAAGGGCAGAATGGGCATACGGAAGAAACGTATGCCCACCTCGTATTGTACGGCTCTGCCGGGCATACGTATACGCGGTTGAGAAAAAACTACCCATCTGGTCGCCCGCCCGCAAAAACTACCCACGATCTAGGCCCGCCCCCATCTTCTCGCCCGCCCATCTGGTCGCCCGCCCGCCGATCACGGTAGTTCCAAAGTGGCCGATCGCCGCCGCCGCGGATCGCCGCCGTCCGAACCCCGTCCAAGGCCACCCTCGCCATCCCAACGTCGCCCGTCGCCGCCCTCGCCGTCCCAACGTCGCCCGTCGCCGCATCTCACCGTCGTCCGACGACGCGGACGTGAAGGGCCCGACGTCTGACACCGCCCTCGCCGCCCGAACCCCGTCCGACACCGCCCTCGCCGTCGCAACGTCGTCCGTCGCTGCATCTCACCGTCGTCGTCCTACGCCGGGGACGTGAAGGATTTTGATAATAATGAACATGGCGCAAATAGCGACAACGTAAGTGGCGtatattttgtttttatttttgaatttgcaAAGTATGGCATGGCTAACTATATATTTTGTGTACAAATTTACAGGAAGATGTGGATGTTGACAATGTGCGACATAGTTGGCAGGAATCATTTGCAGATAACTTGAGCCAGGTTAGTTGTTAGATGTTGTACATCGATCAATAGTATGATTTAAATGATAGTAATTGACATATATATTTTCAAATGAATGTTGTAGGAGGAGTCAGATGGTCCTGTACTTGATGACGATGAGGGAGAGATTGATATTGAGGAGGCTCAAAGGGAGCAGAAGATGCTTGAGACACATTGGAAGGTCATGGCTATGACCTTTCGGTCGCAAGGGGATGCATACATATTCTACAATAATCACGCCAGAGAGCACGGGTTTAGTATCAGGAAACAGAAGGTGAAACGAGGTGCTTCGGGAATGATACAGTACCGGCGGTTTCTTTGCTCCAGGGCAGGGAGAAGGCAGAGCaagttcataaccatggagggcCGCAAGCGCAGGCTTAGACCGGAGACTCGTTGCGACTGCGGTGCACATATGGTGGTGAAGCTGGACAGAGAACGTGGCGTTTGGTTCGTCGCATCATTCATGGATGATCACAACCACGCGATGGCTCGGCCCGACGAAGTTTGTTTTTTGTGGTCACACAGACGGATTGGAGATGGCCAGAGGGCGGAGATATTGGCGATGGAAGTAGCCGGGATAAGAAAGCATATTATAATGGACAACTTCATCAGCAGATACGGTTCGTACGATAAGTGCGGGCTTATCAGGAGGGACATTTACAATCTTTGTTGCAGAGAAAAAACAAAGCTCATTGCAAAGGGAGATGCAGAGACGGCAGTTGGCATTATGAGGAGCAGGAAGGAGAAGGACCCTGAGTTTTTTTTTTGAGTATGTGCGTGACAAGGAAGGGCGGTTGAAGAGTATGTTCTGGTGCGATGCACAGTCGCGGAGGGACTATCAGGACTGCGGAGATGTGGTCGTGTTTGATAGCACGTATAAGATGAACAGATACGGTATGCCGTTCGTCCCCTTTGTCAGAGTTAACAACCACCATTGCACCACAGTGTTTGGTTGTGCCATCATTGCTGATGAGATGGAAGGGACATACGTGTGGCTGCTGCAGACATTTATGAAGGCAAACTGTCAGGTGAAGCCAAAGTCAATAATCACAGACGGTGACGCTGCAATGATCCGGGCTATTCGGACTGTCCTTTCAGATGTTTTCCATCGTCTTTGCTCCTGGCATATCGAGAAAAATATGCAAAGGCACCTGCATTACAAGTCACTGGATGAGTTCAGATCGCTCCTGTACTATGCCACCTCTCAAGCGAACTTTGAGCAGAGATGGAAAGCTTTCTATGATAAGTGGAAGACGGATAGAACCGAGGAGTGGCTTGACAGGATGTACAGGAAGAGGAGACTTTGGGCAGCTTCATATCTTTCCGATGGTTTTTTCCTTGGTATGCGAAGTAACCAGAGGAGTGAAAGCCTCAACTCCTGCCTTCACCTTCACCTGGACTACGGTATGACAATTGTTGATTTGGTGGTGCATTATGAGAACTGTATAGTTCGCCTGCGTGAGAACGAGGCGTACGATGACTGCGAGGCATTCCAGAAGGAACCACCGTCGGTTACTGAATATAAGGCCCTTGAGGAGCATGCCGCCAAAGTATTCACACCTGCTAATTTCTACATCCTGCAAGATGATTTGCATAAGATGGGTCAGCTGGAGATATTTGAGATGCTCGTGGGAATTGGGCGTCAAACATTCATGGTGACATGGAAGGATAACCACAAGTTTGGGTACAATGTTGTTTATGAACCAGGTAACTCAGAACAAACTATTACATGCAGTTGTCTTAGGATGGTTCGGAAAGggctgccatgcaaacacattTTGTTTGTTCTCCATCATCTGAACTTAACTGAAATACCAAAGTGTTGTGTCATGCATCGGTTGTCCAAACATGCGAGAGATGGGTTGCCTGTGCAGCGGAAGAGTGATATGTTTGGATGGGGTTGGTCAGGGCCATTGGAGAGAGAACGGTATAGTGCAATAACCATTAAAACCGCAGAAGCTGCTCATGTTGCAGCAAATGATCCCTTCTTGTACGACGAGTTGATGAAGTGTCTGGACAACATAATAGCGTAGAAAAAGATTTCAGAGGAGGAACTTATAGGAAGTAGAAGGTATACTATGCTGAAGAAGGAGGCAAGTCAGGCGCAACAAGTTGAGCCTGGTATTGGTGATCCTCAGAAAGTTTCGACGAAGGGTGCACCTAAGAAGGGGCGATCGAAGGGGGGCCCCGACGTTACAAAGAATGGTAGGCCAAAAGATTTTACAGTTTGATTTTACCAACTATATTTGCTCACCCATTTCTTTATGTTTTGTTCAGGAACTGGGCGTAGAGACGCAGCTTGGTTTGTAGGAAGAATAAAAGTGATCGCACGAGTCATGTCTGAATAACCTATGCTATTTTTATTCGCACATGTGTGCCAGAAAACTTGATTTGTACTGTTACGTGATGATTTGTACTGTTATGTCTGAATAACCTATGCTATTTTTATTCGCACATGTGTGCCAGAAAACTTGATTTGTACTGTTACGTGATGATTTGTACTGTTATGTCTGAATAACCTATGCTATTTTTATTCGCACATGTGTGCCAGAAAACTTGATTTGTACTGTTACGTGATGATTTGTACTGTTTCTATATGAAGTTTCGAAATTCTGTTTATTTGTACTGTTTGGAAATTATGTTTATTTGTACTGTTTGGAAATTATGTTTATTTGTACTGTTTCTATATGATTCCTAGGTGCATGCATGCAAAGATTGCGTTACATTTTTTTAAATGAGTATATTTGTTCTGCACTTCGTAAAAGTAAaataatattttttaaaaatattcagaaaaaaaatagaaaacttGATTTGTACTGTTACGTGATGATTTGTACTGTTTCTATATGAAGTTTCGAAATTCTGTTTATTTGTACTGTTTGGAAATTATGTTTATTTGTACTGTTTGGAAATTATGTTTATTTGTACTGTTTCTATATGATTCCTAGGTGCATGCATGCAAAGATTGCGTACATTTTTTTAAATGAGTATATTTGTTCTGCACTTTCGTAAAAgtaaaataatattttttttaatattcagaaaaaaaataTGCCGAACCACCGCAGCCGGGCCCATAGTGGGGAACAAATCATACACCCAAATCAAGCCCGAAAGGGGCGACTCGGGCGGCTGATAGAGCCCACTAATGGGCCCGGCAACGGGGTCCAACGGGGCTGCGGGCAGTGTGATAAGAGAGGAGTTCGAAACAGGGGGCGGAGGCAGCTATTTAAGTCGCTCCTCGCGCCCCTCCGCTtccgaggtgggactaaactggCATGAGTTCGGCAGCGCGCGGGGGAGGGGAGTGGGCGTGGGCCGTGGGAGGGGGCGAGTGGCGCCCTGCCTCTATGGGCCGAACTAGGCCGGCCGGTGACAGCGCCGAAAACGGCCTCATGAGCCCTGCGGCGGCCGCGTGCACTGAGGGAGGGGAGTGGGCGTGGGCCGGGGGAGGGGCCGAGTGGCGGCGTGCCTTCATTGGGCTGAACTGGGCCGGCCCGAGACAGTGCAAAATAGGCCTCCTAAGCCTTGCGGCGACCACGTGCAGTGTGGGGCGCGATGGGGACGCcatttttagtcccaccttggaAGCCGAGGGCGCGAGGAGCGGCTTAAATAGCTGCCTCCGCCCCCTCCACCGAGCTCCTCTCTTATACATGCTCGCAGCCCTGTTGGACCCCGTTGCCGGGCCCATTAGTGGGCTCTATCAGCTGCCCGAGTCGCCCCCTTCGGGCTTGATTTGGGTGTATGATTTGTTCCCCACTATGGGCCCGGCTGCGGTGGTTGGGcatttttttctgaatatttttaaaaaatattattTTACTTTTACGAAAGTGTAGAACAAATATACTCATTTAAAAAAATATCATCACCCGCAATGATGCAAATAAGAGTGTCACCGACAATGATGCAAATAAAAGTGACACTGAAAAATAGATATTGTAGCAAATACCGACCATGGCACATTTATTTAGTTGCGGAACATGCTAAACCATGCCACATTACAATATAGAGATGATGTCTTAATATGAAAATTGTATCAAGTACCGACAACGGCACGTTTATTTAGTGGAGATAATAGCCAACACCCCATCCTCCGACTCATTTCTTCTCCATGATCTTGAGGATCTTCTCTTTCACTACTTCCTTCGTGTTGCATTCTGAAAAAAGTATTTCAGCTAGAATGCGTCCCCTTGAAGCATTAACCTCATCTTGATCGAACTCAAATGTCCAATCATCTCCGTCCCAGCTTTGAACGCATTTCACCACGAAAAGACCACAAGAGACTCTGCAAGAAACCACAAGTCAATTATTGATGGATCATACAAGTACATACTAATTCAACATTTGCAACATACCCGTCTGTTTGTGATGGCATATCGTACTCCCTTATTGGCCAGGAAGATACGTCAGGATGTTTCGTTCCAATAAGAGCATTCACCTCGTTTGTATCATTAGCTATTTCTGCCCTCTGAAATAAAAATGAAAAATCCATATGAAGTACGTTTCGAATAACTATATATTGTTTTATGTATCGTTGTAAGCTTACCAGCTTAGCAATCTTTGCAAGAACTCTTTTGTTGCATTTACCAGTAGATTTTAAAACTTGAAACTCTTTTTTCTTGTTGTGCATAAGAACTGTTATCCAATGACTTTCGTCCACATGAAAAGGAAAGTATGCCTACAACAAAGTTTATTCATGTTGATGTACACACAGATGTACTACGAATGATCATACTAAACTGAAGTACCTTATCTTTGATGAAATACTCTTCAGTAACTCTAGACACCATTTTAGTTTGGTTTGTGAAATGATCCATAAAATGCCTCTTAGAGTTGTTAACCTTTCCATCACCACGAAGAATAAGCCAGTGGGACACCCAAGATGATAATATGTGACGGTCAGCACGAGGATTATGGGTCTGCATATGGTTGCAATAACTATTGATGACCTACAAAATAACATAACAGCAATACACCTATTAGATAATTTATGTAAATGACATGTACAACTTAATAACTTAGTGCTAATACTTACACCGCCATGCAACCACTTTTTTGAAATGATGGCTTCAAGCATATCAGGTGTACATGTTTCCCCACCAATTCCCGTCATGTGCACAACAGTTTTTCTGCAAAGCTTCTCCGACTCTGCCAGTGTCCGGATATAAACCTTCGCGGCCTCTATGTGATCCTCCTTAATGTAATCAGTACTAATCATAGCAGCTCTTATACCAAATAGACCTAAAATAGTAAGAAACAATGAGTTAATAAAGTGTGCATGCAAGGACAGAAGTATGTTGCAAGAATAAATTACCTAGCACTTACTTTTCTTTGCACGTTTACGTCCACCTTTCTGAAGAAAAGGTCAATATTTTGACCGTTTCCTCTTGCGTTTCCCATCATTCTCCTTCCCATCATTCTCCTTCCCATCATTCTCCTTTTCATCATTCTCCTTTTCATCATTCTCCTTCCCATCATTCTCCTCAGTGCCATTTTCTTTCGCATTTTTAATACGGGTGTTCAGACTATCCATACTAAATTCCTCAGATTTATCGGTGCTAGACCCGTCTGACACTTCATTCATATTCTTGGGGGTTGAAGTAATAGCTGGAAAGTCATTCGTGTCTACCGTCGCAAGAGATGGGTTGGGAGAATTACCATTATCCTCAATAACGAAGGGGTCGCCTTCATCTCCTGTACCAGGTGTGTTGTGATGCACACCTTTCTCACGCGCCAATTTATTCCCGTTCCCAGTGGTGAAGGATGCGTCCACCCTATTGTCCATATCTTCTTTTGCAGGAGTTGATTGTACATCTGGCCAATATTTTGATGGACCATACTTCCCCACCCAGTCTTCACTATGCTCCACATACTCAATGTCATCATCAGACCCCTTGTTTGGCTTGAAGACAAGACCTTTCTTCTCCAGCTTCTCCACTACTATCTGCAATGACACATTAATTGCATTAACTACATGCATAAATTATGAATAATCCAATGTAAACTGAAGTACACATCACTCATATTACCTCAGCACATTTTTGAGGGGGAAGTCTAATTTCTTTTTGCATATCTTTGATGCATTTCATCACCTGATCTAATGTACTATCCTTGCTCGATGAAGCCTCATCTCTATTATCTTTCTTTTTTTGGGCACGATCTTCCTGCTCTAATTCTTGCTGTAATTCTTCCTCTGCCTTTCTTCCTTGTTGAGCAATTAATGTCTGCCTGTACTTCTCACTTATCACGTCATCAATCTGTAACAGGTAAAATCAATTAAAATTTCTCAACATATAAATAGTAACTTAAGTGCATGTAGTACGAAATAGTAACACATAAATAGTAACTTACCGTCCCATTACCACGGCCGTATGCCATGTCGTACGCGTCACGCTTCTTAGCCTCATCTTCTGACCAATTAAGCATCAATTGATACTCATTAGCTAATGGATCAAATGCCTCATCATCCAGTGGCTGCACTTTCTCCCAAAACATGTACTGCATGAACATGAAGTATATTAGCAAAAAAATCACAAACTATAGTTCGAAAGAAACAAATATAACATAAGATTTACCTGTAGGAGCGCAAGGTTTCCGATCGGCCAAGTAAATTTTGTAAGATCTGATAAGGTCTTTGTGATGCCTTCCACGCAAACGCGTAACGTAAACGCATTCCAATTATATGCTTTGATGGCCTCCACATCTTGCACTAACTTGTAATAAGCATTAGGAACTTCTGTCGTGGACTGCGGTGCAAGAACCGTGCCTAGAAGAACCAGAACAATTCTACGGAGGAAATCATCATCGTATGTGCCACTGGCAACGATGTTCTCAATCAGGTCGTCTATCATCATTTCCCCCGTATTGGAATCTAAAAAGCGACTAGGCACCTTCACCTTCGCCTTTAACCCCCCTTTTCCTAGTGCTTTCATGGCATCTTTGCCCTTGTTCTGTAGCCCGAAAATGTCAAACACATCTTCGGTGCGCAATGATATCGCACCATTTTTTGATGGCATGATGAACCTTTTTCTGTCCAACGAATACGATTTAATAATGAACTTGAGCAAACATTTGCGCATGAGCACACTAGGTATCATTAGCATTTTTCCAAGACTAGTGCTTGCAAAACGCTTTTTCTGCCTAGAGTTTAGTTTGTTGACCAACAGACACCACTTCTTAACCGAACAAAAAATCTCTCCGTACTCCACCGTCGCTACGAATAGGAGCAAAAATAATGTTAGCTACTTTATAtgggcacatgataaacatgatGAATGCATAGTACCTCATGCCATGGGATCAGGGTCGGCCCTGGGGGACGACGGCGCGGTGGCGTTGGTGGCAGATGGCGTCGGTCGCAACCTGTAAATAATTTTAAAGTTTTTCTAGAAACACTATGATTTCTGAAAAAATCTTTGGTATGTAATACTTTGAGGTGTTTGGACTAGAACAGGTACGTGTGGTTTAAGATGCCATACTATTTTTTATACCATGGTTTTTCTGCTGTATATACCTAGAAAAACTGAATTAGAATCAGCTGTCATGCATGCATAATTATGACCAGAACTATAGCAAAACTACACTATAGCCAAACACTTAGGTGGTTTTCACAGAACTAAGAAAAACTATCAGCCACTCATGCATGCATGTATTTACGCAGTACTTACTGCACTAACTTAATGACTGGTACATGCAGCACGCTCTCAATCAACTAACAAACTCTAACTACACACTGTACTGATCTAGGACAAAAAATTCTACAATCAAGATTATACATGATAAACCACATGAAACATGCAAGTAAGTCCGAATCTGTGTTCACCAACTTGGGGGCGTCGGCGTTACGTGACAACAGGGGCGACGGCGTCGGCCGCAGATGGCGTCGGGGCAGATCGTGTTGGGGCAGTCGCTCTGTGGTGCGTCGGCGTGAGCTGGCGTCGGTGGCAGATGGCGTCAGGGCCGTCGCGGGCGTTGGGGCGGCGTCGGCGTGACTTGGCGTCGGGGGCGGTGGCGGTCGCAGATGGCGTCGGGGGAGGCGATCGTGGAGGCGGCGTGAGGCGGCGTCGGGGGCGGCGTCGGCCGCAGATGACGTCGGGGGAGGCGATCGTGGAGGCGGTGTGAGGTGGCGTCGGGGGTGGCGTTTGCCCTAGATGGCGTCAGGAGAGGCGATCGTGGAGGCGGCGTCGAGGCGTGGAGGCGGCGTGGACTGGAGATCGTGGAGGCGTGGAGGCGGCTTTGACCCCCGATGGATATGCATGTACGCGCGCTTATTCATTTTTTTTTCTAAGAACCCGTTCATTAGTTTTTTTTCCAATCATTAGTTGCGTCTGTTTTTTAAAACAATCATTATCGAAAATACATTGATTGATAGATAACTTTTTTTTACTCcgccaaatggcacgaaactttttCCACACGTTTCCATCACCCTCGACAGCACCCACGCCAATTTTCATATTTTTCCGGCGCTCGATGCATTTCCTAGGATTTTCCCGGTGAAAATGGCCAGAAACACTggccggacgtgacgcaacgttCGTTTTGTGTCCGTTTGTGTTCCAACCTTGCGTGGGGCCCTACGTAGGTCGTGCCCGCATATCCGCCCACTTTGGTGCaattgcatgcatgcgatcacGTACCCCCAGTGCAACGAGCTTCTTTTCTGTCTACCGGAGGGGGGTTCCCGACTACTTTTTTTGACTCcgccaaatggcacgaaactttttCCGCACGTTGGCATCACCCTCGACAGCACCCACGCCAGTTTGCATATTTTTCCGATCGCTCGATGCATTTCCTAGGATTTTCCCTATGTTAATGCCGTAAAACACTggccggacgtgacgcaacgttCGTTTTGTGTCCGTTTGTGTTCCAACCTTGCGTGGGGCCGTACGTAGGCCGTGCCCGCATGTCCGCCCACTTTGGTGCaattgcatgcatgcgatcacGTAGACATAGTGCAACCAGCTCCGATTCGTTCTGCCGGAGGGGGGTTCCCAACTACGTTTCTTTTTCACTCCGCCGAATGGCACGAAACTTTTTCCACATGTTTCCATCACCCTCGACAGCACCCACGCCAATTTTCATATTTTTCCGGCGCTCGATGCATTTCCTAGGATTTTCCCGGTGAAAATGGCCAGAAACACTAgccggacgtgacgcaacgttCGTTTTGTGTCCGTTTGCGTTCCAACCTTGCTTGGGGCCCTACGTAGGCCGTGCCCGCATATCCGCCCACTTTGGTGCaattgcatgcatgcgatcacGTACCCCCAGTGCAACGAGCTTTTCTGTCTACCGGAGAGGGGTTCCCGACTACTTTTTTTTGACTCcaccaaatggcacgaaactttttCCGCATGTTGGCATCACCCTCGACAGCACCCACGCCAGTTTGCATATTTTTCCGACGCTCGATGCATTTCCTAGGATTTTCCCTGTGTTAATGCCGTAAAACACTAGCCAGACGTGACGCAACGTTCGTTTTGTGTCCGTTTGCATTCCAATCTTGCATGGGGCCGTACGTAGGCCGTGCCCGCATGTCCGCCCACTTTGGTGCaattgcatgcatgcgatcacGTAGACATAGTGCAACCAGCTCCGGTTTCGTTCTGCCGGAGGGGGGGTTCCCAACTACGTTTCTTTTTCACTCCGCCGAATGGCAGG
Protein-coding sequences here:
- the LOC125507883 gene encoding uncharacterized protein LOC125507883 → MLMIPSVLMRKCLLKFIIKSYSLDRKRFIMPSKNGAISLRTEDVFDIFGLQNKGKDAMKALGKGGLKAKVKVPSRFLDSNTGEMMIDDLIENIVASGTYDDDFLRRIVLVLLGTVLAPQSTTEVPNAYYKLVQDVEAIKAYNWNAFTLRVCVEGITKTLSDLTKFTWPIGNLALLQYMFWEKVQPLDDEAFDPLANEYQLMLNWSEDEAKKRDAYDMAYGRGNGTIDDVISEKYRQTLIAQQGRKAEEELQQELEQEDRAQKKKDNRDEASSSKDSTLDQVMKCIKDMQKEIRLPPQKCAEIVVEKLEKKGLVFKPNKGSDDDIEYVEHSEDWVGKYGPSKYWPDVQSTPAKEDMDNRVDASFTTGNGNKLAREKGVHHNTPGTGDEGDPFVIEDNGNSPNPSLATVDTNDFPAITSTPKNMNEVSDGSSTDKSEEFSMDSLNTRIKNAKENGTEENDGKENDEKENDEKENDGKENDGKENDGKRKRKRSKY